Below is a genomic region from Ignavibacteria bacterium.
CATATTCCTTCTCTGGTTTTTGATTTTTGTCAAGTAACTTTAATGTTGTATGAGAACCGCTGAATCCTCTAACATGAAACCAGTAGTCATACTGATTGGTATATTTCATTGTAAGCAAATCATTACTGGCACTATCTTTTCCAACCCACACTTCATACTTGTCGCTTAATTTAAAGATTCTGAAGGGTAATTTCTCAGAATTACTAATTTTAGTTTCTATATTATCCATCTTTCTTAATATTTTGAAATTTTCTTCCTTCTCGAGTTCATCACGCTTTTTTATAAGTGATTCTCTTTCTGATATCAATAACATCATTTTTCTATTAAGAGATTCAACAGAGCTTTTTAGTCCTTTGTATTTTGTGTAATAATGATTTGCATTTTCCTGAGTTGACAGTTTAGGATTCAGTTTTATTTTACGGATTTCTTTATTTTCATCAATATATTCATATAACTCTGAGCCGAATTTAATATTATGTATATTAGCTAATAAGATATCACCGATGATTTTGAAGAGATGTGAATTCTTAGTCTTATCAATTGCCTTTTTTATATTTTCTATTTTAGTCTCTGCTCTTTTTAATTCAGTATTTAATTTTCTAAGCAGTTTATTCTTAACTTCTTTTTTCTCATATAAAGATTTATACTTTCTGTAGTAGTTAATTATGAGTAAATTAATACTTTCATATTCTGACTTTTCGTATTCACTATAGGCAGAAAGGCTGATTAGCGAAGGTACTAAAACATCATTATTCGTGTATAAATAATAATTATTTGAATCAGAAATCGCTGAAATTAATTTGTTGATTATTCTATCGTGATCTTTTATGTTTATATCAACTTTAGAAAGCTCTCCTTCAAGTTCATGCTTATAATATTTACCTAAATAATTATATTTACTTTTTATTATATCTTGAATGGATTGAGGGACAGTTTGCACAGATGCCTGTGGTATGTTAATAATCGATTCAACATTTTTTCCAATGAAGTCAGATTTCTCTTTGTAGGAATCTGTAATAATTTCTTCCTTAACGATAAAAATATTTGATTTATCGGGTACTGCGTAGAATACTAAAGAATTACCATCACTAAGAAGCAGTGAAACTATTCTATTCTTCTCAACAATTGAAACAGATTTTATTAATTTAGATTTTATTGACGGAAAGATGCGTAATACATTCTTTTTGGGAATGACTTTAGATTTTTCTATAAAAAGGGTTTCGAGATTCTTTTCAAGTACTATCTTAAGATACCTGTATTCGGCAGATTTAAGAAGGATTGTTACACAGTTCTTTTCGACAATAAGAGAATCTTCAACGGAATAATTGAGCAATTCTTTGTTTAGGAATTCTGATTGTGCTTTAAGAATAAAATAATTGTTAATCAAACAAGAACAATTGTCTTTTTATCCCTTTTGCAGGGCTTCAGCACCACTTACAATTTCAAGTAGTTCTGTTGTGATAGATTCTTGGCGTGCACGATTATAATTCAGATTAAGCTCTTTAATTACGTCACCAGCATTGTTCGAGGCTGTCTCCATAGCTGTCATTCTGGCACCCTGTTCAGACGCATTAGACTCAAGTAGAGCTTTCCAGAACATAATGTTCAATTCTTTCGGAATGAGTTCGAACAAAATATTTTTAGAATCGGGTTCGAATATGAAGTCAATATTTCGGGATGTAAAATCACTTTCGGAGTTTTTCTTGAACGGAAGGAAAGTATCCGTAACAATATTTTGTTTGATTATTGATTTAAATTCGTTGTATATAATTTCTATAAAGTCGTATTCACCTTTCAAATAAAGGTTTTTAAGGTAATTAACAATTTCCGTGGATGTCTGAATGTTTAAATTCTGAAAAACGCTAGGATAGTTCTTAATTAAATTGTATTTCCGTTTAGAGAAAAAATCAAAACCTTTTTTACCAATGGTTATCATTGCAGTATCTTTTCCAATATTTTCGAGATGAGCAACTGTATGTTTTATGATATTAGAGTTAAAAGCACCGCATAGTCCCCTGTCTGAGGCAATCAAGACTACGAGACGTTTCTTAATTTCCCTTTCCTGAATCAGAGGATGATTCGAAATATCATTTAAATTAACAAGTTCACTCATAAGACTGCTAAGTTTACTCGCATAAGGTCTGGTTGAAATTATTCTATCCTGTGCTTTGCGTACTTTAGCAGCAGCAACCATTTTCATTGCCTTAGTTATCTTCTGAATATTCTTTACCGCATTCAAGCGGATTCTTATTTCTTTAAGTGTAGCCAACTCTCAGTTAATTCCTTTTTCATTTAATTTCTTCATTATTAATTCTTCGAGAACCTTAAAGTTAACTTTTGAAGAATTTGGTTTCGCTTGTACGATCGCATCATAAAGTGAGCCTATTTCCTTTTCAAAATATAAGTTAACGCAAAAACTAAGTCTGTTTCTTTCATTATCCTCTATTATAACATCTTTAAGTTCATCGATAGCAGAATAAAGTCTTTTAATTTTAACTGAATCATCGAAATAGTTTACTTCTGCGGGTGCTTTAGTTGTCATAGAATTAAGATTTTAAGGATTCTTTGAAACGGTTTGTAAAATCAGTTAAAACTGAATTCAGTTTTTTCATTAAATCATCTGATAAATCTTTCTTTTCGATTATTTCATTTAAAATATCGCTGTGAATATTTTCCATTTCGGTAAGAAAATCACTTTCGAATTTCTTTACATAGTCAACGGGTATTTCATCAAGATATCCATGAGTAGCTGCAAAAATGACAACAACTTGTTTTTCAACACCTAGAGGAGAATATTGTTTCTGCTTGAGTATTTCAACAAGTCTTTCACCGCGTCTTAGCTGCTGCTGAGTTGCTTTGTCGAGGTCTGAACCAAATTTTGCGAATGACTCAAGTTCTCTGTACTGAGCAAGGTCTAGTCTTAAAGTACCAGCAATCTTTTTCATTGCTTTAATCTGAGCACTACCACCAACACGCGAAACAGATATTCCGACGTTTATAGCGGGTCTAACACCGTTATTAAATAGATTTGGTTCAAGATAAATCTGTCCGTCTGTGATAGAGATTACGTTAGTCGGGATATAAGCAGATACGTCACCGGCTTTAGTTTCGATGATAGGTAAAGCTGTCAAACTACCGCCGCCGAGTTCATTTGAAAGCTTGGAAGCTCTTTCAAGCAAGCGTGAATGTAAATAGAATACGTCACCCGGGTAAGCTTCTCTTCCAGGAGGTCTTCTTAAAAGTAAAGAAAGTTCTCTATAAGCTGCTGCTTGTTTTGTTAAATCGTCGTAGATTACGAGTGCATGCTTACCTTTATCGCGGAAATACTCGCCGAGTGTTGCACCTGAGTAAGGAGATATGTATAGCATTGGTGCAGGATCTGACGCAGGAGCAGCTATAACAGTGGTATATTCCATAGCACCGGCATCTTCAAGATTTTTAACTACCTGAGCAATAGTTGATGCTTTCTGACCTGTTGCAACATAAATACAATAAACGTCTTTACCTTTTTGATTTATTATTGTATCAATAGCCACGGCTGTTTTACCTGTCTGTCTATCGCCTATAATCAATTCTCTTTGTCCTCTACCGATTGGAATCATAGCATCGATAGCTTTGAGACCTGTTTGCAGAGGTTCTTTAACAGGCTGTCTTTGAATAACGCCGAGCGCTTTTCTTTCGATAGGGGCAAACATTTCTGCTGCAATATCGCCTTTACCGTCGAGCGGCTGACCAAGAGGGTTAATAACACGTCCGAGCATTGCTTCACCAACCGGAATAGAGATAATCTTGCCGGTTCTTTTAACCGTGTCTCCTTCTTTTACAAGGTGAACTTCACCGAAAAGAACGCAGCCAACGTTGTCCTCTTCAAGGTTTAGGGCTACACCGAACACTCCATGCGGGAATTCGATAAGCTCACTCGCCTGACATTTTGAGAGGCCATAAACTCTCGCGACGTTATCACCAACCGACAGAACGGTTCCGATATCATAAATATCAACTTCATTTTCGTAGCCCGAAAGCTGCTTTAATATTACAGCGGATACTTCGCCTGCTTTTACATTCATATTAAAATATATCTCCTGTTAAAATTCGTTTTTATTTTAGTGATTTTCTCATCAGTTCAAGTTGTCTCTTCACACTTCCATCAATAATAGAATCGCCTATGTTTAACGTAAAACCTCCGATTAGTTCCGGTTTCACTTCAAACGATGGTATTGAATTCTTACTCGTTATCGTATCAATTTCTTTCTTCAATATAATTTTTTCATCTTCTTTAAGTTCTATAGCTGTTGTATAAACAGGTTTGATGATACCATCCTTTTCATCTTTTATATGAAGAAAACCTTCAAGGATTAACTTCAGAAATGATTCCCTGCGGTTCTTTATTACAAGCAAGATAAGGTTTAAAGTAAGGTCTTTGACCTTTCCCTTAAACAATGAATTAACGATGGCTATCTTCTTGAACTTGCTTATCACAGGGCTATCCAAGACTATGTTAAGTTCTCCGCTTTCAGCGATTAAAGAAAGCAGAGCAGAACAATCTGCTGCTACATCGTTAAGAATATTGTCTTTAGATGCTGCCTCGTACAAAGAATCTGAATAACTTGAAGTTAATTTATTTGCCATAACTACCTGCTTCAGTTCTTTGGTATTTTAGACATAAAGTCATTAATTAGGTCCATCTGTTTTTCTCTGTCAAGATTCTTGGAGAGAATTTTTTCTGCGGCTTTAAAAGCGATATCGGTTATATCCCCTCTCATTTCTTCGAGTGCTGACACCTTCATTGCTTCAATCTGCTGCTTTGCTTTCTCAATATTCTTGTTGGACTCTTCGTTTGCTTTGCTGACAATCTCATCCTTCATCTTAACTGCAATATCTTTAGCTTCGCTTATAATTCTTGAAGCCTGAGAATTTGCCTCTGCAATAACCTTCTTGTTCTGTTCGATAAGCTCAGCAGATTCTTTATTTTGCTTTTCGGCATTTTCAAGCGCTTCTTTAATAATCTGCTCGCGTTTATTAAGGGCTTTAATAATCGGTCCCCATGCAAATTTCTTTAATAAGAAAAGAAATATGACAAAGACAATAATCGTCCAGATAATCAGTCCCGGATTGACGGAAAGCAAAGAAGGTTTATCCCCGCTTAAAATAATACCAAACAACAAATTATTTAATAAAATAAGTGTCATTTTAGAGTTTAATATTTAAAATAAGATTAGCTCTTAATAGCTAACAGAATACAGATAACCAGTCCGAATAGTGCAACACCTTCAATAAGTGCTGCTGCGATAATCATTGAAGTTCTAATATCGCCGAGAGCTTCGGGGTTTCTGCCGCTTGCGTCCATAGCCGCACTTGCAATTTTACCAATACCAAGAGCTGCTCCGATAACTACTAAACCGGCTCCGATACCTGCTGCAAGAAATGCTAATGATAAATCCATGAATTTTACTCCTTTAAATTATTTTATTTAACTAATATGAATAATCAGTGCTCCTGATGCATAGCCATATTTATGAATATGACTGACAGCATCGTAAAAATATATGCCTGCAGCAATGCTACAAACAATTCAAGAAAATAAATGAACAATGTGAAAGGTATTGCAATTACAACGCCTGCCCAGTTCATTATAAAAATCAAACCAATAAGCGAAAGTATAATAATTGATCCAGCAACAATATTTGCAAACAACCTCATTAGGAGCGCAAACGGCTTTGTAAACAGACCGATAAACTCCACAATAATCATAATAGGAAGCACAAAAGCCGGGATACCATGAGGGACAAGTCCTTTTAAGTATCCAAATACTCCGTTTTTCTTCATGCCGTTTATCTGTATCATTCCGAATGTTACAAGTGCAAGCCCTGTGGTAACACTAAGATTTTTAGTTGGCTGAGCCATAAACGGAATCAAGCCAATGAGATTTGCAAATAGTATGAAGAAGAACAGTGTCAGGAAAAAAGGGAGCATTTTAAGCCCTTCTTTTCCCATGTTTGGAAGAATAACCTCATCGCGCATGAAAATAACAATAACTTCGATAAAATTTCCTGCACCTTTTGGGGCGGGATTTTTGGTATTTAAAGAAGCTGCGCGTTTCAGGACTAAGAATAAAACTGTAGTAGAAAGAAACATCATGAACAACGATTTCGTGATTGAGAAATCGAAAGTTATACCTGCAATTGTGACAGGAGGAATCTGAGGAAGCTCTAACTTGCCAAGGAAATAGAAGTCAACATAATCGTGATCGACTACTTTCTCAACAATATCAAGCTTGTCTTCATCTTCATTATCTGGCTCGCTGGCAATCAGCCTGCCCGATAATCCTGTAACCAAAAAAGCAAGCAGCAATAAGCTTATTTGAAAAAACTTAATAATTTTCAAGCTCTCTTTCTTACGTTTATTCTTTTTATCAAAAAAATTGTTTCTAATGTCAGAAATGAAAAATAATAACAAAACAGTGCAAATATAAATGATTTTTTATTAAAATTAAATAACAATAGCCCTATTAATATCATTATCAGCACTATGAATAGTCTTGCTGTCATGCTGCCGAGACTCGCAACCATGAATTGTTTGGAGTTTTTGCTTTCGATTGAGCCCAATATAATCCGGAATCCGATAATCGAATTCAGTACATTTATGACCGCGGCGGCGAGAACCGATTTGAACTCTATATTTCCGCCTGATTTTTGCCAAAA
It encodes:
- the atpE gene encoding ATP synthase F0 subunit C, with protein sequence MDLSLAFLAAGIGAGLVVIGAALGIGKIASAAMDASGRNPEALGDIRTSMIIAAALIEGVALFGLVICILLAIKS
- the atpB gene encoding F0F1 ATP synthase subunit A; this translates as MKIIKFFQISLLLLAFLVTGLSGRLIASEPDNEDEDKLDIVEKVVDHDYVDFYFLGKLELPQIPPVTIAGITFDFSITKSLFMMFLSTTVLFLVLKRAASLNTKNPAPKGAGNFIEVIVIFMRDEVILPNMGKEGLKMLPFFLTLFFFILFANLIGLIPFMAQPTKNLSVTTGLALVTFGMIQINGMKKNGVFGYLKGLVPHGIPAFVLPIMIIVEFIGLFTKPFALLMRLFANIVAGSIIILSLIGLIFIMNWAGVVIAIPFTLFIYFLELFVALLQAYIFTMLSVIFINMAMHQEH
- the atpG gene encoding ATP synthase F1 subunit gamma; this translates as MATLKEIRIRLNAVKNIQKITKAMKMVAAAKVRKAQDRIISTRPYASKLSSLMSELVNLNDISNHPLIQEREIKKRLVVLIASDRGLCGAFNSNIIKHTVAHLENIGKDTAMITIGKKGFDFFSKRKYNLIKNYPSVFQNLNIQTSTEIVNYLKNLYLKGEYDFIEIIYNEFKSIIKQNIVTDTFLPFKKNSESDFTSRNIDFIFEPDSKNILFELIPKELNIMFWKALLESNASEQGARMTAMETASNNAGDVIKELNLNYNRARQESITTELLEIVSGAEALQKG
- a CDS encoding NFACT RNA binding domain-containing protein encodes the protein MINNYFILKAQSEFLNKELLNYSVEDSLIVEKNCVTILLKSAEYRYLKIVLEKNLETLFIEKSKVIPKKNVLRIFPSIKSKLIKSVSIVEKNRIVSLLLSDGNSLVFYAVPDKSNIFIVKEEIITDSYKEKSDFIGKNVESIINIPQASVQTVPQSIQDIIKSKYNYLGKYYKHELEGELSKVDINIKDHDRIINKLISAISDSNNYYLYTNNDVLVPSLISLSAYSEYEKSEYESINLLIINYYRKYKSLYEKKEVKNKLLRKLNTELKRAETKIENIKKAIDKTKNSHLFKIIGDILLANIHNIKFGSELYEYIDENKEIRKIKLNPKLSTQENANHYYTKYKGLKSSVESLNRKMMLLISERESLIKKRDELEKEENFKILRKMDNIETKISNSEKLPFRIFKLSDKYEVWVGKDSASNDLLTMKYTNQYDYWFHVRGFSGSHTTLKLLDKNQKPEKEYVIKAAEIAAYYSKARKGRNIPVAYTEKKYVKKRKGFKQGSVVMEKEKVVLVNPAIPEV
- the atpH gene encoding ATP synthase F1 subunit delta, which produces MANKLTSSYSDSLYEAASKDNILNDVAADCSALLSLIAESGELNIVLDSPVISKFKKIAIVNSLFKGKVKDLTLNLILLVIKNRRESFLKLILEGFLHIKDEKDGIIKPVYTTAIELKEDEKIILKKEIDTITSKNSIPSFEVKPELIGGFTLNIGDSIIDGSVKRQLELMRKSLK
- the atpF gene encoding F0F1 ATP synthase subunit B, yielding MTLILLNNLLFGIILSGDKPSLLSVNPGLIIWTIIVFVIFLFLLKKFAWGPIIKALNKREQIIKEALENAEKQNKESAELIEQNKKVIAEANSQASRIISEAKDIAVKMKDEIVSKANEESNKNIEKAKQQIEAMKVSALEEMRGDITDIAFKAAEKILSKNLDREKQMDLINDFMSKIPKN
- the atpA gene encoding F0F1 ATP synthase subunit alpha translates to MNVKAGEVSAVILKQLSGYENEVDIYDIGTVLSVGDNVARVYGLSKCQASELIEFPHGVFGVALNLEEDNVGCVLFGEVHLVKEGDTVKRTGKIISIPVGEAMLGRVINPLGQPLDGKGDIAAEMFAPIERKALGVIQRQPVKEPLQTGLKAIDAMIPIGRGQRELIIGDRQTGKTAVAIDTIINQKGKDVYCIYVATGQKASTIAQVVKNLEDAGAMEYTTVIAAPASDPAPMLYISPYSGATLGEYFRDKGKHALVIYDDLTKQAAAYRELSLLLRRPPGREAYPGDVFYLHSRLLERASKLSNELGGGSLTALPIIETKAGDVSAYIPTNVISITDGQIYLEPNLFNNGVRPAINVGISVSRVGGSAQIKAMKKIAGTLRLDLAQYRELESFAKFGSDLDKATQQQLRRGERLVEILKQKQYSPLGVEKQVVVIFAATHGYLDEIPVDYVKKFESDFLTEMENIHSDILNEIIEKKDLSDDLMKKLNSVLTDFTNRFKESLKS